In Hippoglossus hippoglossus isolate fHipHip1 chromosome 24, fHipHip1.pri, whole genome shotgun sequence, a single genomic region encodes these proteins:
- the col10a1b gene encoding collagen alpha-1(X) chain, whose product MDLRVTSVLLVLLALAAATPERYHHVPRVNKGPYPVKSHAVAGEQGPPGEPGEPGPMGPPGSPGQSGVGHTGPQGPQGPAGPPGFTQAGKPGTPGGPGKPGAPGMPGDRGANGAPGQMGPRGGPGSSGTPGPAGLSSAGRPGPSGSPGANGQRGESGLKGHPGIPGLPGNKGERGIGVPGVQGQPGSVGPMGPSGMPGKPGVGKPGAPGYSGEPGKGGMPGRDGASGPMGMTGPKGHTGAPGTGASGKPGQNGTPGMNGPIGPKGPQGPAGQPGSPGMPGVGKTGESGIPGNRGAPGTSGTTGQKGEPGPTGFTGHPGSTGSIGPGGPQGSRGFQGEAGPTGPKGDIGMVGAPGQRGTKGDQGAQGFTGKPGTPGAVGPAGSTGHNGPQGPKGSQGHGGAPGLPGSNGAPGLKGHTGSSGAPGKSGENGRPGPMGQSGPSGPAGPSGLKGHAGLPGPPGPAGFTSKGVSGPQGPPGNPGSRGHDGLPGAAGPPGQPGQPGEVVYHHEKSMPVKSHEVVMSHEMMKAPMSAFSAVLTRAYPEAATPIQFNQVLYNGEHHYDANSGVFTCQIPGLYYFSYHVHVNGANALVALYKNEEPIVFSYDEYNKGFLDQMSGSAVVMLHPGDRVYVQVPDEESNGIFAADNVHCTFSGFLIAST is encoded by the exons ATGGATCTGAGGGTAACAAGCgttctcctcgtcctcctggCTTTGGCCGCGGCAACCCCTGAAAGGTACCACCACGTGCCGAGAGTGAACAAGGGTCCCTACCCCGTCAAGAGCCATG CCGTTGCAGGTGAGCAAGGTCCTCCAGGAGAACCAGGAGAACCAGGCCCAATGGGACCACCTGGATCTCCTGGACAAAGTGGTGTAGGGCATACTGGACCACAAGGCCCACAAGGACCCGCTGGACCCCCTGGCTTCACTCAAGCAGGTAAACCTGGTACCCCTGGTGGCCCTGGAAAACCAGGTGCCCCTGGCATGCCTGGTGACAGAGGTGCAAATGGGGCACCTGGACAAATGGGGCCCAGAGGTGGACCTGGTTCATCTGGAACACCCGGACCTGCTGGACTTTCTTCTGCTGGAAGACCTGGACCAAGTGGTAGTCCTGGAGCAAATGGACAAAGAGGAGAGTCTGGCCTGAAGGGACATCCTGGTATTCCTGGTCTTCCTGGCAACAAAGGAGAGAGAGGTATTGGAGTTCCTGGTGTTCAAGGACAACCAGGCTCAGTTGGACCAATGGGTCCCTCTGGTATGCCAGGGAAACCTGGAGTTGGTAAACCTGGTGCCCCTGGCTATTCTGGTGAGCCTGGCAAGGGTGGCATGCCAGGAAGAGATGGTGCTTCAGGGCCAATGGGTATGACAGGACCAAAGGGTCACACTGGCGCTCCAGGCACAGGAGCATCAGGAAAGCCAGGCCAAAATGGTACCCCAGGTATGAATGGACCTATAGGGCCTAAAGGTCCACAGGGTCCAGCTGGTCAGCCAGGCTCCCCTGGCATGCCAGGTGTTGGCAAAACAGGTGAATCTGGAATTCCAGGCAACAGAGGAGCCCCTGGCACTTCTGGAACCACTGGTCAAAAAGGAGAGCCAGGCCCAACAGGTTTTACTGGTCACCCAGGTTCTACAGGTTCCATAGGCCCAGGTGGTCCACAAGGTTCAAGGGGATTTCAAGGTGAGGCAGGCCCAACAGGACCCAAAGGTGACATTGGTATGGTTGGTGCCCCAGGCCAAAGAGGAACCAAAGGTGATCAAGGAGCTCAAGGTTTCACTGGAAAACCAGGTACCCCTGGAGCAGTAGGCCCTGCAGGAAGTACAGGTCACAATGGTCCACAGGGTCCAAAGGGTTCACAAGGTCATGGTGGTGCTCCAGGACTCCCTGGTTCAAATGGCGCCCCAGGACTTAAAGGACACACAGGTTCCTCAGGAGCACCAGGAAAGAGTGGTGAGAACGGAAGACCAGGACCCATGGGACAATCAGGTCCCTCTGGTCCAGCCGGCCCCTCTGGACTTAAAGGTCATGCAGGTCTTCCCGGCCCACCTGGTCCAGCTGGCTTCACATCTAAGGGCGTTTCTGGTCCTCAGGGTCCACCTGGAAATCCAGGGTCAAGGGGTCATGATGGTCTTCCAGGCGCAGCTGGTCCTCCTGGTCAACCTGGCCAACCAGGAGAGGTGGTCTACCACCATGAGAAGAGCATGCCAGTCAAGTCCCATGAGGTTGTAATGTCTCATGAGATGATGAAGGCACCCATGTCTGCATTCAGTGCTGTGTTGACCAGGGCCTATCCCGAAGCGGCAACTCCTATTCAGTTCAACCAGGTTCTGTACAATGGGGAGCACCATTATGATGCCAACAGTGGTGTATTTACCTGCCAGATTCCCGGCCTCTATTATTTCAGCTATCATGTTCATGTCAATGGTGCAAACGCATTGGTGGCTCTCTACAAAAACGAGGAGCCTATTGTTTTCAGTTACGATGAGTACAACAAGGGCTTCCTGGATCAGATGTCAGGCAGTGCTGTGGTTATGCTGCATCCCGGTGACAGAGTCTATGTACAGGTCCCTGATGAGGAGAGTAATGGTATATTTGCAGCAGATAATGTTCACTGCACTTTCTCTGGGTTCTTGATTGCCTCAACGTGA